Proteins encoded by one window of Hafnia alvei:
- a CDS encoding YibL family ribosome-associated protein, translated as MKEKAEIKRLSDKLDALRRKEAGLLLQEIDSVTTHALDENRTEQEKLSAEIERLRAVQASHFSTKAQQLLKMPFSREITKKEQADMGSLKKAVRGIEVVHPMTALGREMGLKVVTGYAKKEF; from the coding sequence ATGAAAGAAAAAGCAGAAATTAAACGCCTGAGCGACAAGCTGGACGCACTGCGTCGTAAAGAAGCTGGCCTGCTGTTACAAGAGATTGATTCTGTAACGACCCACGCGCTAGATGAGAACCGCACCGAGCAAGAAAAATTGAGCGCAGAGATTGAGCGCCTGCGTGCCGTTCAAGCAAGCCATTTCAGCACCAAAGCACAGCAGCTTTTAAAGATGCCATTCAGCCGTGAAATCACCAAAAAAGAACAGGCTGATATGGGATCGTTGAAAAAGGCCGTACGTGGTATCGAGGTGGTTCATCCAATGACGGCGCTAGGCCGTGAAATGGGCTTGAAAGTGGTTACTGGCTACGCGAAAAAAGAGTTCTAA
- a CDS encoding MltR family transcriptional regulator, with product MATMEESDLYKSQAFENRILERLNARQTVAGFIQATVGLLAEAVDLLVLQAFRKDDYAVKYAVEPLLEGSGPLADLPVRLKLIYALGVISRDEYEDVELLLALNNELKHENKIYSFTDDEILGPINMLHSMTALPPQPTLHLPEDVVDDLLVNMQEQRYQQMVRSTLVLSITDLVTRLCHKKAF from the coding sequence ATGGCAACCATGGAAGAATCTGACCTTTATAAAAGCCAGGCTTTTGAAAACCGCATTCTTGAGCGCCTAAACGCTCGACAAACGGTGGCGGGTTTTATTCAGGCCACCGTAGGGCTGCTCGCCGAAGCGGTAGATCTTTTGGTTCTTCAAGCCTTTCGTAAAGATGACTATGCGGTGAAATATGCGGTGGAGCCCCTACTGGAAGGAAGCGGTCCACTTGCTGATTTGCCCGTGCGGCTAAAGCTTATCTACGCGCTAGGCGTGATTAGCCGTGATGAATATGAAGACGTAGAGCTTCTACTCGCCCTCAACAACGAATTAAAACATGAGAACAAAATCTATAGCTTCACCGATGATGAAATACTCGGGCCAATCAACATGCTACATAGCATGACCGCACTTCCTCCGCAGCCCACGCTTCATCTGCCCGAAGACGTTGTTGATGATCTGCTAGTGAATATGCAGGAGCAACGTTATCAACAAATGGTTCGTTCAACGCTGGTGCTCAGCATCACCGATTTAGTCACTCGTTTGTGCCATAAGAAAGCCTTCTAA